From Prionailurus viverrinus isolate Anna chromosome B2, UM_Priviv_1.0, whole genome shotgun sequence, the proteins below share one genomic window:
- the NCR2 gene encoding natural cytotoxicity triggering receptor 2 — translation MSLATSTRRNGHMVQRAPLPPLLLLSLLIPGSWAVPEAQPLHRVAGQTLSVTCQYPPKGWPYERKSWCKELSAVKCTRLVTSSGPRRLAQASRFSIWDNPSTGLFIVTMTGLKEEDSGHYWCRIYHASDNSVSKSIRFYLTVSPAPITFPDMASHQPPSRALSTASTSTQATRASRDLISSQTQSCVSSTGRTREAPRTSSAITAPSQQQNCTLHCHPAAPGALVSMLCGLLLAKSVVLSALLVWALRSRHAQHRGRSLMHPAQSRLQASGPKKDGQYPPSSPGAPP, via the exons ATGTCCCTTGCCACCAGCACGAGAAGAAACGGCCACATGGTCCAGAGAGCCCCGCTCCCACCCCTGCTGCTCCTGTCACTGTTGATCCCAG GCTCGTGGGCTGTGCCAGAGGCACAGCCACTTCACCGAGTGGCGGGGCAGACGCTTTCTGTGACATGCCAGTACCCCCCCAAGGGCTGGCCCTACGAGAGGAAGAGCTGGTGTAAGGAGTTATCGGCGGTCAAGTGCACCAGGTTAGTCACCAGCTCCGGTCCCCGCAGGCTGGCTCAGGCCTCTCGATTCTCAATCTGGGACAACCCTAGCACCGGCCTCTTCATTGTCACCATGACTGGGCTGAAGGAGGAAGATTCAGGACACTACTGGTGTAGAATTTACCATGCTTCCGACAACTCTGTCTCTAAGTCCATAAGGTTCTATCTGACGGTGTCTCCAG CCCCCATCACCTTTCCAGACATGGCCTCCCACCAGCCTCCATCAAGAGCTCTGAGCACTG cTTCCACCTCCACGCAGGCCACCCGGGCTTCCCGTGACCTGATCTCATCACAGACCCAGAGCTGTGTGTCCTCCACTGGAAGAACCAGAGAGGCCCCCAGGACTTCCTCTGCCATCACTGCCCCTTCACA GCAACAAAACTGCACCCTCCACTGTCACCCTGCAGCCCCGGGCGCTCTGGTCTCCATGCTCTGTGGACTCCTTCTGGCCAAGAGCGTGGTGTTGTCAGCCCTGCTTGTCTG GGCCTTAAGGAGTCGACATGCGCAACACAGAGGGAGGTCTCTGATGCACCCAGCTCAGTCCAGACTCCAGGCCTCAGGGCCCAAGAAGGATGGCCAGTATCCCCCAAGCTCCCCAGGGGCGCCTCCCTGA